In the Streptomyces sp. NBC_00525 genome, one interval contains:
- a CDS encoding mechanosensitive ion channel family protein, producing the protein MSLSALLAAAPSPQPGGSLDEAAEQAGNAAGWVEENWSTWLNTGLRIVLIAAVAIVLRHLIRRALTKFIDRMNRSAQAVQSTPLGSLLVNAERRRQRSEAIGSVLRSVASFLIMGTAALMILGAFQINLAPLLASAGVAGVALGFGARNLVTDFLSGVFMILEDQYGVGDQIDAGVASGEVIEVGLRVTKLRGENGAIWYVRNGEVKRIGNLSQGWSTAGVDVQVLPTEDLEKVRAAITGAAEEMAKDEPWSERLWGPVEVLGLDAVLLESMTVRVSAKTMPGQAVGVERELRWRIKVALDAAGIRMVAGTPEEAPQADPTAGMAAPSAYASATSPQSLAATPIPPPNTAK; encoded by the coding sequence GTGTCCCTGTCCGCCCTGTTGGCCGCAGCCCCGTCACCGCAGCCCGGTGGCTCGCTGGACGAAGCCGCGGAGCAGGCCGGCAACGCCGCGGGCTGGGTGGAGGAGAACTGGTCCACCTGGCTGAACACCGGACTGCGGATCGTGCTGATCGCGGCCGTCGCGATCGTGCTGCGCCATCTGATCCGCCGTGCCCTGACCAAGTTCATAGACCGGATGAACCGCAGCGCCCAGGCGGTCCAGTCCACCCCGCTCGGCAGTCTGCTGGTCAACGCGGAACGGCGCCGCCAGCGCTCGGAGGCGATCGGCTCGGTGCTCCGGTCGGTGGCCTCGTTCCTGATCATGGGCACGGCGGCGCTGATGATCCTGGGCGCGTTCCAGATCAACCTGGCGCCGCTGCTGGCCTCGGCCGGGGTGGCCGGCGTCGCGCTCGGCTTCGGCGCCCGCAACCTGGTCACCGACTTCCTGTCCGGGGTCTTCATGATCCTGGAGGACCAGTACGGAGTCGGCGACCAGATCGACGCGGGCGTCGCGTCCGGCGAGGTCATCGAGGTCGGTCTGCGCGTCACCAAGCTGCGCGGCGAGAACGGCGCCATCTGGTACGTGCGCAACGGCGAGGTGAAGCGGATCGGCAACCTGAGCCAGGGCTGGTCCACCGCAGGGGTCGATGTGCAGGTGCTGCCCACGGAGGACCTGGAGAAGGTCCGTGCGGCGATCACCGGGGCCGCCGAGGAGATGGCCAAGGACGAGCCCTGGTCCGAGCGGCTGTGGGGTCCGGTGGAGGTCCTGGGCCTGGACGCGGTGCTGCTGGAGTCGATGACGGTCCGGGTCAGCGCCAAGACGATGCCGGGCCAGGCGGTGGGCGTGGAGCGGGAGCTGCGCTGGCGGATCAAGGTGGCGCTGGACGCGGCGGGCATCCGGATGGTGGCCGGCACCCCGGAGGAGGCCCCGCAGGCCGACCCGACGGCGGGCATGGCCGCCCCGTCCGCGTACGCGTCGGCGACCTCGCCGCAGTCCCTGGCGGCGACCCCGATCCCGCCGCCGAACACGGCGAAGTAG
- a CDS encoding ABC transporter substrate-binding protein, which yields MSGNRRKPAVALAATAAIALFASACTGQSDSGAQDDASKETTITFWHGWSAPGEVKAIEATIDAFEKAHPNIHVKVVGNMTDDKINQALRAGGSKAPDVVSSFTTNNVGKFCSSKAFVDLNPFFEKDGIDPAATFPKAMNEYTQFNGVRCTVPLLGDAYGLYYNKDAFEAAGIDSPPKTWSELATVAKKLTKTKGDSYEQLGFMPNFHGYETTTEHYLGGWNPSYFDADGKSNIAKDPAFADMLTTQKKLVDTLGGYEKLEKFRASFGDEWGAKHPFHLGQVAMQLDGEWRLGMAEDTKPKFEIGVAPMPVADSEADTYGKGYLTGTIAGIAATSGKQNAAWELVKFMTTDTDAVVNFANAIHNVPSTLEALKSPKLKYDPRFKTFLDIAANPNSTTTPPSVNGGAYLVSLQNLGFDVEKGKQKDIKAGLEKTAKEIDAAIDQAK from the coding sequence ATGTCCGGAAACCGCCGGAAGCCGGCCGTCGCGCTCGCCGCGACCGCCGCGATAGCCCTGTTCGCCTCCGCCTGCACCGGGCAGAGCGACTCCGGGGCGCAAGACGACGCCTCCAAGGAGACGACCATCACCTTCTGGCACGGCTGGAGCGCGCCGGGCGAGGTGAAGGCCATCGAGGCCACGATCGACGCCTTCGAGAAGGCCCACCCCAACATCCATGTGAAGGTCGTCGGCAACATGACCGACGACAAGATCAACCAGGCGCTGCGGGCCGGCGGCTCCAAGGCGCCGGACGTGGTGTCCTCCTTCACCACCAACAACGTGGGCAAGTTCTGCTCCTCGAAGGCGTTCGTCGACCTCAACCCGTTCTTCGAGAAGGACGGCATCGACCCGGCGGCCACGTTCCCGAAGGCGATGAACGAGTACACCCAGTTCAACGGGGTGCGCTGCACGGTTCCGCTGCTGGGTGACGCGTACGGGCTGTACTACAACAAGGACGCGTTCGAGGCGGCCGGCATCGACAGCCCGCCAAAGACCTGGTCCGAGCTGGCGACCGTCGCGAAGAAGCTGACGAAGACCAAGGGCGACTCGTACGAGCAGCTGGGCTTCATGCCGAACTTCCACGGCTACGAGACCACCACCGAGCACTACCTCGGCGGCTGGAACCCCTCGTACTTCGACGCGGACGGCAAGTCGAACATCGCCAAGGACCCGGCGTTCGCCGACATGCTGACCACCCAGAAGAAGCTGGTGGACACGCTCGGCGGCTACGAGAAGCTGGAGAAGTTCCGGGCGTCCTTCGGTGACGAGTGGGGCGCCAAGCACCCGTTCCACCTGGGCCAGGTGGCGATGCAGCTGGACGGCGAGTGGCGTCTGGGCATGGCCGAGGACACCAAGCCGAAGTTCGAGATCGGCGTGGCCCCGATGCCCGTCGCGGACAGCGAGGCGGACACCTACGGCAAGGGCTACCTGACCGGCACCATCGCGGGTATCGCGGCCACCTCCGGCAAGCAGAACGCCGCCTGGGAGCTGGTCAAGTTCATGACGACCGACACGGACGCGGTCGTGAACTTCGCCAACGCGATCCACAACGTGCCCTCCACGCTGGAGGCGCTGAAGTCGCCGAAGCTGAAGTACGACCCCCGGTTCAAGACCTTCCTGGACATCGCGGCGAACCCGAACTCCACCACCACCCCGCCCTCGGTGAACGGCGGCGCGTACCTGGTGTCCCTGCAGAACCTCGGCTTCGACGTCGAGAAGGGCAAGCAGAAGGACATCAAGGCGGGTCTGGAGAAGACCGCGAAGGAAATCGACGCGGCGATCGACCAGGCGAAGTAG
- a CDS encoding carbohydrate ABC transporter permease — translation MAQVLDTPATAGPASEPASPEQRTARRKALLHWIAVHSLGVAAALFFVLPFVFLVLTSLMSDHQALTRDLWPHPFEWANYKKVFDTPGFLTWWKNTLLYAGLGTVLTVVSSLPVAYALAKFRFRGRHLSLMLVISMMMLPPQVVVIPMYLFWAKELDLSGSLWPLIIPMAFGDAFSIFLLRQFLLTIPDEYLDAAKVDGCGELRTLLRVVVPMAKPGIAAVALFQFFYAWNDYFGPQIYASENPGAWTLSYGLESFKGAHHTDWNLTMAATVLVMAPVIVVFFFAQKAFVEGVTLTGVKG, via the coding sequence ATGGCGCAGGTTCTCGACACCCCGGCGACCGCGGGCCCGGCGAGCGAGCCCGCCTCGCCGGAGCAGCGCACCGCGCGCCGCAAGGCGCTGCTGCACTGGATCGCCGTGCACTCGCTCGGCGTGGCCGCGGCCCTCTTCTTCGTGCTGCCGTTCGTCTTCCTGGTGCTCACCTCGCTGATGAGCGACCACCAGGCGCTCACCCGCGACCTGTGGCCGCACCCCTTCGAGTGGGCCAACTACAAGAAGGTGTTCGACACTCCGGGCTTCCTGACCTGGTGGAAGAACACCCTGCTGTACGCGGGCCTGGGCACCGTCCTGACCGTGGTGTCCTCGCTGCCCGTGGCGTACGCGCTCGCCAAGTTCCGCTTCCGCGGCCGGCATCTGTCGCTGATGCTCGTCATCTCGATGATGATGCTGCCGCCGCAGGTCGTGGTCATCCCGATGTACCTGTTCTGGGCCAAGGAGCTGGACCTGTCCGGCTCGCTGTGGCCGCTGATCATCCCGATGGCCTTCGGCGACGCGTTCTCCATCTTCCTGCTGCGGCAGTTCCTCCTCACCATCCCGGACGAGTACCTGGACGCGGCGAAGGTGGACGGCTGCGGCGAACTGCGCACGCTGCTGCGCGTGGTGGTGCCGATGGCCAAGCCGGGCATCGCCGCCGTCGCCCTCTTCCAGTTCTTCTACGCCTGGAACGACTACTTCGGCCCGCAGATCTACGCCTCGGAGAACCCGGGCGCCTGGACCCTGAGCTACGGACTGGAGTCCTTCAAGGGCGCACACCACACCGACTGGAACCTGACCATGGCCGCGACCGTTCTGGTCATGGCCCCTGTGATCGTCGTCTTCTTCTTCGCACAGAAGGCCTTTGTCGAGGGCGTCACACTGACCGGAGTAAAGGGCTGA
- a CDS encoding 6-phospho-beta-glucosidase, with amino-acid sequence MKLAVVGGGSTYTPELIDGFARLRDTLPVEELVLVDPAADRLDLVGGLARRIFAKQGHPGRIVTTSDVDAGVAGADAVLLQLRVGGQAARNQDETWPLECGCVGQETTGAGGLAKALRTVPVVLDIAERVRRANPDAWIIDFTNPVGIVTRALLQAGHKAVGLCNVAIGFQRKFAALLDVAPGEVHLDHVGLNHLTWETGVRLGGPGGEDVLPRLIAEHGDAIADDLHLPRAVVDRLGVVPSYYLRYFYAHDEVVRELGSKPSRAAEVAAMEKELLAMYGDPALDEKPALLAKRGGAFYSEAAVDLAAALLGGGGSAHQVVNTYNNGTLPFLPDDAVVEVQAKVDASGATPLAVPALDPLYAGLVANVTAYEHLALEAALRGGRDRVFKALLAHPLIGQFEYAEALTDKLIAHNREHLAWA; translated from the coding sequence ATGAAGCTCGCTGTAGTGGGTGGCGGGTCCACCTACACCCCCGAACTGATCGACGGATTCGCCCGGCTGCGTGACACGCTGCCGGTCGAGGAGCTGGTCCTCGTCGACCCGGCCGCCGACCGGCTCGACCTCGTGGGCGGCCTCGCCCGGCGGATCTTCGCCAAGCAGGGCCACCCCGGCCGCATCGTCACCACCTCGGACGTCGACGCGGGCGTCGCCGGGGCGGACGCCGTCCTGCTCCAGCTGCGCGTCGGCGGCCAGGCCGCCCGCAACCAGGACGAGACCTGGCCGCTGGAGTGCGGCTGCGTCGGCCAGGAGACCACCGGGGCCGGCGGCCTCGCCAAGGCCCTGCGCACCGTCCCGGTCGTCCTGGACATCGCCGAGCGGGTCCGGCGCGCCAACCCCGACGCCTGGATCATCGACTTCACCAACCCGGTGGGCATCGTCACCCGCGCCCTGCTCCAGGCCGGTCACAAGGCCGTCGGCCTGTGCAACGTGGCGATCGGCTTCCAGCGCAAGTTCGCCGCCCTGCTCGACGTGGCCCCCGGCGAGGTGCACCTGGACCACGTCGGCCTCAACCACCTCACCTGGGAGACGGGCGTGCGCCTGGGCGGCCCCGGCGGCGAGGACGTGCTGCCCCGGCTGATCGCCGAGCACGGCGACGCCATCGCGGACGACCTGCACCTGCCGCGCGCCGTCGTGGACCGGCTCGGCGTCGTCCCCTCGTACTACCTGCGGTACTTCTACGCGCACGACGAGGTCGTCCGCGAGCTGGGCAGCAAGCCCTCCCGCGCGGCCGAGGTCGCCGCCATGGAGAAGGAACTGCTGGCGATGTACGGCGACCCGGCGCTGGACGAGAAGCCCGCGCTGCTCGCCAAGCGGGGCGGCGCCTTCTACTCGGAGGCGGCCGTGGACCTGGCGGCGGCGCTGCTCGGGGGCGGCGGCTCGGCCCACCAGGTGGTCAACACGTACAACAACGGCACGCTGCCGTTCCTGCCGGACGACGCGGTCGTCGAGGTGCAGGCGAAGGTGGACGCCTCGGGCGCGACGCCGCTCGCCGTGCCCGCCCTGGACCCGCTGTACGCGGGGCTCGTCGCCAACGTCACGGCGTACGAGCATCTGGCGCTGGAGGCGGCGCTGCGCGGCGGCCGGGACCGGGTGTTCAAGGCGCTGCTCGCCCACCCCCTGATCGGCCAGTTCGAGTACGCCGAGGCGCTCACCGACAAGCTGATCGCGCACAACCGGGAGCACCTGGCGTGGGCGTGA
- a CDS encoding ROK family transcriptional regulator: MAGNTPGTPSVLRAMNDRAALDLLLEHGPLSRTRIGKLTGLSKPTASQLLARLEAAGLVVATGTAAGRPGPNAQLYAVNAAAAHVAGLDVNAHRIVAAVADVTGETVGEFELRTPGRRAESVLRQVTGALDGALAEAGLTRADVHRVVIGTPGAFDPNTGRLRYASHLPGWHSPTLLDELAAVLPMPVEYENDVNLVAVAEQRRGAARGHDDFVLLWNEEGLGAALVINGRLHRGFTGGAGEVGFLPVPGAPLVRQVTKANAGGFQELAGAQAPARLARELGVDGAVPDSGTHHEIAAALIGRAAEAVEAGEEGPYGLLLDRLATGLATGLASLVAVLDPEVVVLSGELFSRGGEPLRARVAAELAQLAASRPRLLAGDVTHHPVLRGALESALATTRDEVFDTSR, encoded by the coding sequence ATGGCCGGAAACACGCCGGGCACCCCCAGCGTTCTGCGCGCCATGAACGACCGTGCCGCCCTCGATCTCCTCCTGGAGCACGGTCCCCTCTCACGGACGCGGATCGGGAAGCTCACCGGCCTCTCGAAGCCCACCGCGTCCCAGCTGCTCGCCCGCCTCGAAGCGGCCGGACTCGTGGTGGCCACCGGCACCGCGGCCGGCCGCCCCGGACCCAACGCCCAGCTGTACGCGGTCAACGCCGCCGCCGCCCATGTCGCCGGGCTCGATGTGAACGCCCACCGGATCGTCGCGGCGGTCGCCGACGTGACCGGCGAGACGGTCGGGGAGTTCGAGCTGCGCACGCCCGGCCGGCGCGCCGAGAGCGTGCTGCGGCAGGTGACCGGGGCGCTGGACGGCGCGCTCGCGGAGGCCGGGCTGACCAGGGCCGATGTGCACCGGGTGGTCATCGGCACGCCGGGCGCCTTCGACCCGAACACGGGCCGGCTGCGCTACGCCTCGCATCTGCCGGGCTGGCACTCCCCCACGCTGCTGGACGAGCTGGCGGCCGTGCTGCCGATGCCCGTCGAGTACGAGAACGACGTGAACCTCGTCGCCGTGGCCGAGCAGCGGCGCGGCGCGGCACGCGGCCACGACGACTTCGTCCTGCTGTGGAACGAGGAGGGCCTGGGTGCCGCCCTCGTGATCAACGGCCGGCTGCACCGGGGCTTCACCGGGGGCGCCGGCGAGGTCGGCTTCCTGCCGGTGCCGGGCGCGCCGCTGGTGCGCCAGGTCACCAAGGCCAACGCGGGCGGCTTCCAGGAGCTGGCCGGCGCCCAGGCCCCGGCCAGGCTGGCCCGGGAACTCGGCGTCGACGGGGCGGTGCCGGACTCCGGCACGCACCACGAGATCGCCGCCGCCCTGATCGGCCGGGCCGCCGAAGCGGTGGAGGCGGGCGAGGAGGGGCCGTACGGCCTGCTGCTCGACCGGCTCGCCACCGGGCTGGCCACCGGTCTCGCCTCCCTGGTCGCGGTGCTCGACCCGGAGGTCGTCGTGCTCTCGGGCGAGCTGTTCTCGCGCGGCGGCGAGCCGTTGCGCGCGCGGGTCGCGGCCGAGCTGGCCCAGCTCGCCGCGTCCAGACCCCGGCTGCTCGCCGGGGACGTCACCCACCATCCCGTTCTGCGCGGCGCGCTGGAGAGCGCGCTCGCCACGACCCGCGACGAAGTGTTCGACACCTCGCGCTGA
- a CDS encoding carbohydrate ABC transporter permease, translated as MSTYTLRSKRRRSALRTAAFMSPWLIGFCVFFAYPLISTLYFSFTSYDGFAAPEFSGFKNWSYVFNDYPLFWPALRNTLWLVVVMVTCRVVFGLGVGLLITKIKTGTGVFRTLFYLPYLAPPVAATLGFVFLLNPGTGPVNSILGDLGLGTPGWFTDATWSKPALTALAVWGVGDLMVIFMAALLDVPKEQYEAAELDGATAYHRFRYVTLPNISPIIMFAVVTGIIQTMQYYTQPLVAGKVASGVIGGSGQQFEPGYPDKSTLTLPQLVYNLGFQRFDYGSACVVALVLFALAMAFTALLMRRRSGLIQAGE; from the coding sequence ATGAGCACGTACACACTCCGTTCGAAGCGCCGCAGGTCGGCGCTTCGAACGGCGGCCTTCATGTCGCCGTGGCTGATCGGGTTCTGCGTCTTCTTCGCCTACCCGCTGATCTCCACGCTCTACTTCTCGTTCACCAGCTACGACGGGTTCGCCGCCCCCGAGTTCAGCGGCTTCAAGAACTGGTCGTACGTCTTCAACGACTACCCGCTGTTCTGGCCGGCGCTGCGCAACACGCTCTGGCTGGTCGTGGTGATGGTGACCTGCCGGGTGGTCTTCGGACTCGGTGTCGGGCTGCTGATCACCAAGATCAAGACGGGCACCGGGGTCTTCCGGACGCTGTTCTACCTGCCGTACCTGGCCCCGCCGGTCGCCGCCACGCTGGGCTTCGTCTTCCTGCTCAACCCCGGCACCGGACCGGTCAACTCCATCCTGGGCGACCTCGGTCTGGGGACGCCCGGCTGGTTCACCGACGCCACCTGGTCCAAGCCGGCGCTGACCGCGCTCGCGGTGTGGGGCGTGGGCGACCTGATGGTGATCTTCATGGCCGCGCTGCTCGACGTACCGAAGGAGCAGTACGAGGCCGCCGAGCTGGACGGGGCGACCGCGTACCACCGGTTCCGGTACGTCACGCTGCCGAACATCTCGCCGATCATCATGTTCGCCGTGGTCACCGGCATCATCCAGACGATGCAGTACTACACCCAGCCGCTGGTGGCCGGGAAGGTCGCGTCCGGCGTCATCGGCGGCTCCGGCCAGCAGTTCGAACCGGGCTATCCCGACAAGTCGACACTGACGCTTCCGCAGCTGGTCTACAACCTCGGCTTCCAGCGCTTCGACTACGGCTCGGCCTGCGTGGTCGCGCTCGTTCTCTTCGCGCTCGCGATGGCGTTCACCGCACTGCTGATGCGGCGCCGCAGCGGACTGATCCAGGCAGGTGAATGA